Within the bacterium genome, the region AATACTTCAAATAAATCCGAGGCATACTCCGGGTGGCGGCGAATGTGCTTGCGAGCCGCCCGCACAAAGGCTGAACTACGGATCAGCGCCCAACTCACCTCATGATCTCCTTCATGAGTTCAGCCGGGGTGGCAACATGGCATTTTTTTGCTTTAAATTCTCGATTTGCGGACAGAATATCGCATCTTAAGACTTTCCGCCGTTGTTCGATCAAACGCTTTGTAAGAATTTCAACCAAGGACTCTTTTTGAGGTAATGATAGCCCATCGGCCAAACCCACGATCTGATCAAATGTTATCGTCGTTTTCATGATGATTATCGTATTCGCGTATCGGTTTTTTGTCAATTAAGTCGGGGTGAACTCGGGGCGAAGGCGCGAGTTCACGTCTTCACTTTTTACAATTGGCTTATCTTCTTTTCAGCCACTCACTTCTTCTCGTCCACTGCGATTGGCCGGCTTTCCCGTGGGAGGGGCGCTATGCGCCGCGATAGGGGCTTCCGAGAGGCCAGGGAGCAGAGTCGCGGCGCATAGCGCCCCTCCCACGAAAAGAGGGGAAGCAGCGGGGATCAGGATCACATCGTAACAAGTAACATTGTGCGAACATTGAACAGTCAACATTCAACTTCGAACGTTGAATCAATTTTGGAAACGGAAGAGAGGGTTAACATGGATAGACATGATTTACAGGATAGTTTTAGGGGGAAACGCGTCACCCTCTTTATCCTGTGTATCCTGTCTATCGATGTTTGAATCTCTTCCTAGTTATTTGTGGCACATATTGGCACTCCATGGCACACGGAATTGATTCTATTTACCCCGTAAGCTGGATTTGCTTGTTGGCGGGTTATCTGTATCGATCACTTTCAGGCCACAATGTTTTGCCATAGGAAAGAAATCCCTGTCATTGTGCAGAAGGGGTATGTCGTGCTCAATCGCCACAGCAGCGATCATGCAATCAACGGAGTTTCTTATGGTGACCCCTTTTTTCCGGAGTAACCGGTACATTTCCGCCGACTTCCTGAATGTTTTCTGCGACATTGGCAAATAGAGGAAGGCGTCAAACCGGGTCGAAACAGCGTCGTAATCCTTATCCTCCCGGACACCTTGAAGCACTTCAGTCAGGATTACGCCGCAGATGCAAATATCCTCATCCGCGCCAATCAAACTTTCAAGATGCCGCACGTGAGGCGTGTCATGACCCTTGAAGAAATCAATCCAGACTGTTGTATCAACTAGGGTCATCAGGTGCCCCGTCCCGCCCGCCACGAGGGCAGGTCACCATCCCAGGCAACAGCACCCTTCAAGTCCAACACCTTTTTCTGTCGGCCATGCCGCAGCAACTCCCGTAAGGCGTAATCAATCACGGACCGTTGAGTGGGAATCCCCGTTAACTTCTGGCACTTCTGGACGAGAGCTTCATCCAGCACTATGTTAGTTCTTGTCATATCTATCTACTCCTTCATACACATAATAAGCCACTGCGATGTGTATGACAAAGGATTTCTTCAAATGATGTCCTGCAGGTCGTAATCGCCTTTTAACAGGTCAGATGAAGCCGGAGCCTTATCCTGCACCCGCTGCACACACCGCCGGAGGCTTTCAAGCTTGTTCATCAATACATCTTTATCCATATACAAACCTCTTTTGGCGGGCTTCCAATGTCCGAAACACAAACGGCATCATATCGGCCTGGTTGTAGATCATTCGCCTGACCAATGCCTCCATCGCTACTGGATCATTCTTGACCATAGGAGGACGCAGGGGTCTTCACTTTTCACAATTGGCTTATCTTCTTTGAAGTACTTATGGAAAAAACTTGAGCTACAGTGATATTAATTGAGCCGCGATTCGCTCGGCGGCCTTCCCGTCCCCATAAGGATTGTGGGCACGAGTCATTGTCTCGTAAGCTGCTTTGTCCACGAGCAACCGGTGCGCCGAGGCAACTATCTTTTCGCGATCCGTACCCACCAGAATCACCGTTCCCGCTGTCACCGCCTCTGGCCGCTCGGTTGTGCTGCGCATCACCAAAACTGGCTTCCCAAGTGAGGGGGCCTCTTCTTGAACTCCCCCCGAATCGGTAATAATCAAATAGGCTCGATTCATGAGCCAGACAAAGGGAAGATAGTCCAGCGGCTCGATCAGGTGAACGTTGGGAAGCGGGGAGTGCGGAGCGGAGAGCGCGGAATTAAGAGAAGCAGCACCGAGGATCCGCCTGACAGGTTCCTGGACATTGGGATTCAGGTGGACGGGATATATCACCTCAACATCAGGATGCGCCGCGGCAATCTCCTTGAGGGCATAACAGATGTTCTCAAACCCTTCACCAAAGTTCTCGCGCCGATGCCCAGTGACGAGTATCAGTCGTTTGGCAGAAGTGCTCAATAATATTGAGGTTAGACTGGGGTACTTTAAAACTAAATCCTGAGCGATTCTCGCGCCCATATTACCCACGGACATTTTCGCCCGAACCATCAGCAAGGCATCAATCACCGTGTTGCCAGTGACGGTAATGGTCTCATCAGCAATGCCTTCCGCCAGAAGGTTTTGTCTCGACTGCTCAGTAGGCGCAAAATGATAGCGGGTGATCGCCCCGGTCAGCCGGCGATTCATCTCTTCGGGCCAGGGGGAATAGATGTTACCGGTGCGCAACCCTGCTTCGATGTGCCCCACCGCGATCTTCTGGTAATAAGCAGCCAGGCTGGCAGCCATGGTGGTCGTGGTGTCACCATGTACCAGCACGAGATCTGGTTTAAGCTTTTCCAGTACCGGAGCTAGTCCCTGCAACACGTTACAGGTGACATCCGTCAGGCTCTGTCCCG harbors:
- a CDS encoding PIN domain nuclease — translated: MTLVDTTVWIDFFKGHDTPHVRHLESLIGADEDICICGVILTEVLQGVREDKDYDAVSTRFDAFLYLPMSQKTFRKSAEMYRLLRKKGVTIRNSVDCMIAAVAIEHDIPLLHNDRDFFPMAKHCGLKVIDTDNPPTSKSSLRGK
- a CDS encoding type II toxin-antitoxin system VapB family antitoxin, with the protein product MTRTNIVLDEALVQKCQKLTGIPTQRSVIDYALRELLRHGRQKKVLDLKGAVAWDGDLPSWRAGRGT
- the wecB gene encoding UDP-N-acetylglucosamine 2-epimerase (non-hydrolyzing) — translated: MKKVLFIFGTRPEAIKMAPVIKELQKHPEQFAVSVCVTAQHRQMLDQVLELFEIVPDFDLDIMKPGQSLTDVTCNVLQGLAPVLEKLKPDLVLVHGDTTTTMAASLAAYYQKIAVGHIEAGLRTGNIYSPWPEEMNRRLTGAITRYHFAPTEQSRQNLLAEGIADETITVTGNTVIDALLMVRAKMSVGNMGARIAQDLVLKYPSLTSILLSTSAKRLILVTGHRRENFGEGFENICYALKEIAAAHPDVEVIYPVHLNPNVQEPVRRILGAASLNSALSAPHSPLPNVHLIEPLDYLPFVWLMNRAYLIITDSGGVQEEAPSLGKPVLVMRSTTERPEAVTAGTVILVGTDREKIVASAHRLLVDKAAYETMTRAHNPYGDGKAAERIAAQLISL